Below is a genomic region from Venturia canescens isolate UGA chromosome 1, ASM1945775v1, whole genome shotgun sequence.
AAATAggcctcggtctgagagggctAAAGTCTACGAATACTTTTTGTAGCCACTGTATATCCGCCTTATTCTGATGAGAATAAGTTCATTATTTTATAGTATTGTGTATATACTTGTCGCATTTCGACGCTATACAATCAGGGTGAGGGGTCCACTTTGCGATGTTGATATTTGTTCGTTCGATATGAGCATGCAATTGTGCCATTTACGGTACGAGTAATTTCCTTCACAGGGGCCTGCAagctttctttgatttttcatgaagAATTTTCGTGCACGTATctacgctgaaaaaaaaaaatagttgattCAACAGCAATTGATGTTGTTGgaaaagttttcttcatttaacttCAATGTTTTTGGAaagaatgaatctgcagttattttattcgtttaatcatgtttaaccttgATCATATATTTCATTTGCACCCCataatgccacatttcgttgtttcaatgactttttttatcattgtaGACAGTGAGGTTTCAAGAACATCTCAGTACAGCgagcaattaattttttcttacaataaTGTCCATTTTTGGAAGATGGAGTTtgaaatgattattttatacaatgaaaataaaggtTCAAAAATGATTTAGAAACTGCCACAAAGTGTTAAACAAGCTTTAGGAATTTTCCGGGCGTTCATTAATAAAGCAACGTTCATCCGGATAATTGATGAGTTGGCTttttcggaatgaatttttcgcttCAGTTGCCGAAAAGCCACAAGAGTTTCAAAGCATTTCTGTCTACCGTTAATGCAAATGTATTCGTACATGTGCGGTCTCTTTGTTGCAGGAACGACGAGTCCTATTGTTCACGTTGCTGGTTGGGCGTTCTGATGATAACGAGAGGCTGGAGAAGAGCATTGTTTTACTTTCCTCTGGCTTGTATTTTGGCATGGAAACCGCACAAGCTGTGGCTATGCTTCGTGGCTGGTAAGCGAGCGCTTGTTTTCGTATTGTGGATCAGTCGAGCTCGTTAAAAAAGCGTTTAATTCGTGTTTCTGAGAATTTCCTCGGGAATTTCATCGCTTTTGATTTGTCATTTCGTGCGAGTCATTGTCCTGAtgattttagaaaatttattcctcTCTGCCATGCGAATTTGGTTGCATTCCAGTGGTGTCATAAGTCGTGTAATAATAATAGtcaaaaaaacgtgttttcatcTATGTTCTCAGCTGGACTTTTGGCAGTCTTGTCATTATTACACATCGCCTCTAGTGCTCTTGGAAAAAGAGGTTCCTGCAACGGTGTCACGGTTGATTCGGTGGGAGAGAGCTTACTGAATTCGAGGCCGGAAAGTTACGATCGTTTCGAAGAGGTTTTGGTGAGAATTTTATGATTGTTTTTTACTACGGATTCGGGGCATTGTTTCTCTGCAAATTGGAtgacgattttttctcgtcattCGATATCCGGAATGTAGGCCGACGAGAAAAGAGTTggaagaatacaaattttcgtGTATTATTCTCGTGGAGTAAAAccaatttggaaattcattaaggggatattaaaaatgaaggaaaaactgaATTACTCACACTCCTCGTGAGCcttagatttttttgctatttaTTGTACAATTTTTGAATAGGTGACCGAAGTTTTGGACGATGGATTGTCCGGACCAGCGGGACGTATTGGGGACAGTGACGTGGAAATGTGACAAGAGCGTCAGCCCTCGTGGGCAAGTGAAACGGACGAAGACAGCGAGCCTGAGCAAAGGACGTGTCAGATAGCGACATTATCCTAGCCTTTTCTGTGCAGCGACGACATCATTAACGATTCGTTGCTGCAGCCGATGCCCTTTGTGCAACCAGAAAATTGCCAGGAGCAAGATTTCCTCAGGCATTGATGAGAGGAAAAAGGTTTGAGAGGgtaggaacgaaaaaaacgttcgatcCAGTCTGAAGACTCTTCGCGAGGTCTGTCCCGTGGATAACTCGTCGAATTCCAGGCTTCTTCGGTTTTACACTCGGGATGACCCGAGTATAATATTCGTGGttacacgaaataaaaaaaccttGGATCGCGACAAAGTTATTTAATGCAATTTGATAATTACATTCattaaaattgcaaaattttcagCTAATCCGCAAGTGAATCGAAGGAATCATTCAAATTCTAAATCGCCGATTGCAGTGACAAAATTCTCAGTAGAATTCGGtggattaaataaaaatgaaattggaatATCGCCAAAAATGggattttctcaatttatcttgcacggatttttttccattgaactATCCCAACAGTGTTTTGAGTGCAACGGTTTCAAgagtaaaaatcaaattttttgagGATAATGTTTCGTACAAATCCAAATTTTGTCGTCCACAAAGAGTTTCTTCCGTTTTCATAAAAGTCAATTTGTTAcgataattatttcaaatcCCTTAAAGTtaagagaagagaaagaggccGAGGACCGAGGATTGAAAGTCGAGGTGAAATGACACGTGAGTCGAGCCGCCATAAGTGCCAAAAAAGTTGTTTCAGCAGTTCCAGGTATTTGCACGATGGATTTTCGAATATCCATTTTCCCTTCGGTACCAAGACGAACAAAGCATTTCTTATTGTTACCTTGAAAAGTATCCTGTCTACAGGAAAAATTTGGACGAAGAATTTTGACCAATCGTCGTCATTTCACCTCAATCGAATGAATGAGAATCGAATGAAAGAATCGTTCGAACTCTGATGTATAATCGCTGCACTCCGAGCTCGTCGAATCGAagattatatttattaataacgaaTACAATTTTATACGTAACATTGTGGCTATATATGCATGTGTATGCATatatattcgtatgtatatatataagtttatatatgtataatacCGAATTTAAATATATATTACGATTGTATAATGGTAAAACCCGCTATCAAAGATCTATCACGctaaagttattaataaattattatcatGTTGTTGTACACGTGTTGCAGTTGATAATAAAACTTGGTTAAAATACAATTATTGttcgttattgaattttttaaacctTTTAAGAACGGGATTTTTACGTTGAAATCGAgcttttttacacgaaatttgtgCATAGAATGGATAAATTTTTCGAGTGAAGTGCCCGACCAAATtagtggtcgatatttcgaccagACCCGTCCTATAAAGGTTAATTAACTATATTCATTGCTGTATATTCCCTATTAATTGAATTTATCGCTGATATCTTGACTTTTTGAAGTCATTGCAAAATCTCGACGAATAAAATCTGGgcaaaaattattcgaaacatttgtttttcagtcCTCGAAATATGAAGCTTTTCAAACACAATAACAGCTTTGTTTCAAGCTTTTTAAACTGCTGCTGGATTTAAAGTAGATGAAATTGAGGCTTAGAAACATTTTCAAGTACTAGTTattcaacagtttttttttttcgaaagaaagGGTGCTAGAAAAAGTGaagagattttcaaaatttcaagtgtcacTCGTGAGATTCAGACTTTTCTTTGGGCGTTCTAAACTTGAGTATACTTTTGAAGTTGAAAATACTGCGAATGGAAGTTTCTCAGGACTTTCTATACTCTTCGGCTGATAAGATTTATTTTAAGTATTTACGAGATAAGTATGGTATACCTCGTTTTCAGAGGGaatcaaaatttgaaatagGAGAGAAATAAATCTGCTTGTGCAGATGATAAAACCTGATATGTATTTTAAGATATCAGAATATGTATTCGATGTTTTCTGAGAATGCAatcaaacaataatttttaataatcttcgaattttttccctcctctataaaaatcaatctaaaaataaaaatgttttctattATAGTGCGAAAGGAATTATAAAGACATTTTTGGTCGTCCATGTAACATTAATCGCGAAGTATTCGTGCTAATTCGCTTTCATAAGCCTCATTGACTTTCGACTGAATgatatctcatttttttcttttacctacATCGTGTCTTCTTACAATTAGAAGATTTATGTATTTTTGGCCGCGAGTAagaatcgattattttcaattgatttcaaTGAATATTCGTTGAATGTTGGATAAAGCGTTCGTACATGTTCTCGTCTAGCAAGGAACGGGATTTGAGTTCGCCTATTTAGTCGTCACATTGGTCTATCAGGCAGAATATTTGTAGAAAAACAACAAAGCAATCATTCatattttcctcattttctaATATTACGAAGAACCTTTATGACTCGGATGTGGAATGACCTTGACGTactgatttttcgttttcttcagtTTAAATGTCCACATTCATGTTATCCTTTTTGGACCTTGAAGTTGGCGAATTTTTGGGCTCGTTACGAGACCAACTCAGCAACTCGTCCAGCAATGCTGTCAACTTTGGATTCCCACCCAACCGTTCAATCTCCTCTCGTGCTGACTTATCGAGCTCTTCCAATACCGATCTCGTGTAGGCGAAGGACccgaatttttccaataatgttaTGCAGTATTTCTTCACATTCACGTCCGTTGTTCGTTGTCGCAGAATatctaaatttaaaaaatgatattacTATGATAAATCacgcaacaaaaatattttttggactTCAACAGCCTGCTAAttgtaacttttttttcatggagaTATAAATCACGTAATACGAATCTGCCTACAGCCTTTTACTGAGTGAGTATACTTCGAATAGAATCAACGAGCATCTTTTCTTTCAATTGTGGCATTTTCGAAAAGAATTTATAGAGAACTTGGCAATATTTTAAATGAGAGTAAAATCGACAATTCTCGCGCGTACTGTGTGTCTTTTTCGATCTCGACTCCGTCTCGCAGTAGCAGAAGCAGACGTGAAAGAAGCGCAGTCGCGAGATAGTCTACGCGAACGTGTGCGCGTAGATCAAGGACCGCTGCGGTGCTCGGAACGCAATATATCGAttcatgagagaaaaaaacaagtttttttgtAACTAAAGAATTGAAATCTATCGAAAATGTTGCTGAAAC
It encodes:
- the LOC122409782 gene encoding uncharacterized protein isoform X1; its protein translation is MLTHSKDFGVMSNDNGMPHFSRPNETHLTVLTRTIGILTAIVVCGVGADVAFHGHVIGIYVTAASGLIFFLEITWVITLFVQICLRNDESYCSRCWLGVLMITRGWRRALFYFPLACILAWKPHKLWLCFVAAGLLAVLSLLHIASSALGKRGSCNGVTVDSVGESLLNSRPESYDRFEEVLVTEVLDDGLSGPAGRIGDSDVEM
- the LOC122409782 gene encoding uncharacterized protein isoform X2, with product MFKVVCGVGADVAFHGHVIGIYVTAASGLIFFLEITWVITLFVQICLRNDESYCSRCWLGVLMITRGWRRALFYFPLACILAWKPHKLWLCFVAAGLLAVLSLLHIASSALGKRGSCNGVTVDSVGESLLNSRPESYDRFEEVLVTEVLDDGLSGPAGRIGDSDVEM